From the Candidatus Abyssobacteria bacterium SURF_5 genome, one window contains:
- the der gene encoding ribosome biogenesis GTPase Der → MKKDTNASPLVAIVGRPNVGKSTLFNRLTGRPAAIVHDEPGVTRDRIYGRVEWTGRSFDIVDTGGLAYGIADSRVQQVHKQIFRAIQDASCILFVTDVRDGVTPGDRSIADLLRQSGKPVIVAVNKADNPTLALNSAEMYSLGLDEPYPVSSLHGIGIGEVLDRIIEIIPEHVEEEQPEGVVKIAIVGQPNVGKSSLVNSLLREERVVVDEEAGTTRDSIDARFHRGGEDYILIDTAGLKKPSKVEPGIERYSVKRALQSIRRCDVALLLIDASNPHGITEQDARIANQIHESGRGQTIILNKWDIAEKDDRTFDAMVAAIRSRMPTLSYVPAISTSAKTGLRLNRIFELVKNVYANYMKRIPTSELNTFLRQVINSHPPRLKRGSPPKLLYTTQVAAGPPTIVLFMNRPDPLDRNYLRYLENQIRSRFDFTGAPIVIEVRRRERE, encoded by the coding sequence ATGAAAAAAGATACAAACGCAAGCCCTTTGGTTGCTATCGTCGGAAGACCTAATGTGGGTAAATCCACCCTGTTCAACCGACTGACGGGCAGGCCCGCCGCAATCGTGCATGATGAGCCGGGTGTCACCCGCGATCGCATCTATGGGCGGGTGGAATGGACAGGCCGTTCCTTCGATATTGTCGATACGGGCGGGCTCGCCTACGGGATCGCCGACAGCAGGGTCCAACAGGTCCACAAACAGATATTTCGCGCCATTCAAGACGCCTCCTGTATCCTCTTCGTTACCGACGTCAGAGACGGAGTCACGCCCGGAGACAGAAGCATCGCCGACCTCCTTCGGCAGAGTGGAAAACCTGTGATTGTGGCTGTTAATAAGGCGGATAACCCCACGCTGGCCCTGAACTCGGCGGAAATGTACTCACTCGGGCTCGACGAGCCGTATCCTGTTTCCTCCCTGCACGGCATCGGAATCGGCGAGGTGTTGGATCGCATCATCGAAATCATTCCCGAGCACGTCGAGGAGGAGCAACCGGAGGGAGTAGTAAAAATAGCGATTGTAGGTCAGCCGAACGTAGGGAAATCCTCTCTGGTCAACTCTTTGCTTCGCGAAGAGCGCGTCGTGGTCGATGAGGAGGCCGGCACAACGCGCGATTCCATCGACGCGCGCTTCCACCGCGGCGGCGAAGATTACATCTTGATTGACACAGCTGGATTGAAGAAGCCGAGCAAGGTGGAACCGGGCATCGAACGTTACAGCGTCAAGAGAGCATTGCAGAGCATCCGGCGCTGCGACGTCGCACTGCTTCTCATTGACGCAAGCAATCCGCATGGTATCACCGAGCAGGATGCGCGCATCGCCAATCAGATCCACGAGAGCGGACGCGGCCAAACCATTATTTTGAATAAATGGGACATCGCGGAGAAGGATGACCGAACATTTGACGCGATGGTGGCCGCCATCAGAAGCAGGATGCCCACTCTATCCTATGTCCCCGCGATTTCGACCTCGGCAAAAACGGGGCTGCGCCTCAACAGGATTTTCGAACTGGTGAAGAACGTCTATGCCAATTACATGAAACGCATTCCCACCAGCGAATTGAATACGTTCCTTCGCCAGGTGATAAATAGCCATCCGCCGCGCCTCAAAAGGGGCAGTCCCCCAAAATTGCTCTACACAACCCAGGTTGCGGCCGGCCCGCCCACAATCGTCCTCTTCATGAACCGGCCCGATCCGCTCGACAGGAACTACTTGAGGTATCTCGAAAACCAGATTCGAAGCCGGTTTGATTTTACGGGAGCCCCCATTGTGATCGAGGTCAGGAGACGCGAGCGCGAATAA
- a CDS encoding cytochrome C554 — translation MIIGRRLYYRVGKTDPRIGGKVPIERKENMKPVPLVVAAFVALVIVALLSAPVPAQEFNYVGVKGCKTCHMTKKSGEQYQIWEKQQHSKAYATLATEEAKKIGAEKGIANPQESADCLKCHVTGYGLPDSRFEATYTKEEGVGCESCHGPGSAYKKMNIMKDQNLALQNGLILPTADVCKKCHNEESPTYKGFNYDEMAAKIAHPVPEAAE, via the coding sequence ATGATAATCGGGCGGCGTCTATACTATCGAGTTGGGAAGACAGATCCGCGAATTGGGGGAAAAGTTCCAATTGAAAGGAAGGAGAACATGAAACCTGTACCACTAGTTGTTGCCGCCTTTGTCGCGCTCGTTATCGTCGCACTTCTTAGCGCCCCTGTCCCCGCGCAAGAATTTAATTATGTCGGCGTCAAAGGCTGCAAGACCTGCCACATGACGAAAAAGAGCGGTGAGCAGTATCAGATCTGGGAAAAACAGCAGCATTCCAAAGCCTATGCAACCCTGGCAACCGAAGAGGCCAAAAAGATCGGCGCGGAAAAAGGAATTGCCAATCCGCAGGAGAGCGCGGACTGCTTGAAGTGCCACGTTACCGGTTATGGTCTTCCTGACAGCCGCTTCGAAGCGACCTATACCAAAGAAGAGGGCGTCGGCTGCGAGTCCTGCCACGGGCCCGGCAGTGCTTACAAGAAGATGAACATCATGAAGGACCAGAATCTGGCCCTGCAGAACGGCCTGATTCTGCCCACGGCCGATGTCTGCAAGAAGTGCCACAACGAAGAGAGCCCGACCTACAAAGGCTTCAACTATGACGAGATGGCGGCAAAAATTGCCCATCCAGTCCCTGAAGCCGCCGAATGA
- a CDS encoding ankyrin repeat domain-containing protein — MLRMAMISLLSLLLITIPAAAQNPEEDEEARERLQRLGYRFTGEDFVAAAETGDLSAVELYLIAGMDPNVSGAGTAPAITRAAEEGHSSIVERLITYGADVNAIDPQTNKTALFYAVENEHPETARILLKYGADPNTKGPDGLTPLMVVAESGEPELVRLLLRSGADIDARAENGWTALAFAESAGNRASLYELQNWYALTHPDLPIIPDAHIILFR, encoded by the coding sequence ATGCTGAGAATGGCGATGATTTCACTGCTATCGCTGCTGCTTATCACCATTCCGGCCGCTGCTCAGAATCCGGAGGAGGACGAAGAGGCCCGCGAGCGCCTGCAACGGCTCGGATATCGTTTTACCGGAGAAGACTTTGTCGCGGCCGCAGAGACAGGCGACCTGAGTGCGGTCGAATTGTACCTGATTGCAGGCATGGACCCCAATGTTTCAGGAGCGGGAACGGCGCCCGCGATAACCCGCGCAGCCGAGGAAGGACATTCTTCTATAGTGGAAAGATTAATTACATATGGGGCCGATGTCAATGCTATTGACCCGCAAACCAACAAGACCGCCCTCTTTTACGCGGTGGAGAACGAGCACCCGGAGACAGCGAGGATATTGCTGAAGTATGGCGCCGACCCAAATACCAAGGGCCCTGATGGCTTGACGCCGCTGATGGTGGTTGCCGAGAGCGGTGAGCCCGAGCTGGTGCGGCTTCTTCTGCGGAGCGGCGCCGACATCGATGCGCGCGCAGAGAATGGATGGACGGCATTGGCGTTTGCCGAATCGGCGGGAAACAGGGCTTCTCTATATGAGCTTCAGAATTGGTATGCTCTGACGCATCCCGATCTGCCGATCATACCCGATGCCCATATTATCCTTTTTCGGTAG